The sequence CCCTATAGCCATGGAAAGAGGTTTAAGGTTTGCTATAAGGGAAGGTGGTAGAACAGTAGGTGCAGGAGTAGTAACAGATATTATTGAATAATATTTAATATTTGAGGTTAGAGATGGCTGAAGAAAAGATAAGAATTAAACTTAAATCATATGACTATAGATTGTTAGATGGAGCAGTAAAAGATATTGTTAGCACAGCAAAAAGAACGGGCTCAAATGTTATTGGGCCAATATTTTTGCCAACTAAAATAGAGAGGTATACGGTAACGAGGTCTCCACATGTTAATAAGAAA comes from Deferribacterota bacterium and encodes:
- the rpsJ gene encoding 30S ribosomal protein S10, yielding MAEEKIRIKLKSYDYRLLDGAVKDIVSTAKRTGSNVIGPIFLPTKIERYTVTRSPHVNKKSREQFEIRTHKRLIDINEYNTQTIDALMKLELSAGVDVEIKL